The Aethina tumida isolate Nest 87 chromosome 6, icAetTumi1.1, whole genome shotgun sequence genome has a segment encoding these proteins:
- the LOC109602640 gene encoding unconventional myosin-XVIIIa isoform X4, whose protein sequence is MPIFYSGAASRYSPYLERYPYDRDRPLSALPPPAPSRRLTNVKRSSTMAGLDVTCDKKPTVFQARPLKSLTVLNGSREDLRRSPSVCSDYGYGIRSRSVSSVPMRRIYPQTSAYSDVDDLEDKEDSSVVFDANLTFVLGTKSQMRQNLNVVPAHLDKETASNALSHKISAFLNRTDHVMDEWKAMGRKDDDSLSLRSQRYLGRSRSATNIMIKGFQYFSRANSTSRSSMARESLSRDFNDDATDCDELSEMTADLAEEHSTATLAAERLDAEQSERIKLEKELSEVQHKNKELQQSSERLEMELLYARSDLNGIVEEEEEGEGEEVYKQRYERALRELEFTKRRLQQQHEDDLEQLVGLKKQLEKKLADAYEEVEEQRQVVGQWKRKVQKLNGEMNDLRLLLEEQSGRNNLLEKKQRKFDSETQLLQDELKKERQSKDRLAREKEVLIAEKYTLESNLADTRLELELNNEKLEALQREFDEVTGGGKTEEEVTVLRKQKIDCERRLQDQEEELDELAGQVQLLEAAKLRLEMNLESMRKEAKKEAQQRDEELEDIRCNNQKKLKALEMQLENEHEERTFLLREKHELERRLASALENERSDRQGEEQLVQKLKRDLKRTKVLLKDTQAQLERQKAETPGKNMIRQLRNQVEDLEYSKTIAVKAKQSLEAELLETQGQLEEAHRLKNEAEDRANGLLREKSDLQTQVEENEEELAEVLKKYKSTVQQMSLDQMALQEQVSLVSELEVERNQLKEQLAELTTRLESVESMGDASSNLLLRRAEMKVKELESKLELEQTTRSRLEVQIARLKEAVEKLQGEVATCRGKEQQSQDQVRKMQRTVREIKEELNKSLVKESEAVHKKKELEKRLEVAESECQTSRTDLKLALKRIEDLQNAIQGEMDDSISDNSDSEQDTYSSDESVNTFLANHKSGITKSEKSSNDLRRLSNASRSSTSSALGKDNSYT, encoded by the exons ATGCCGATATTCTATTCGGGCGCCGCGTCGCGGTACTCCCCGTACCTGGAACGCTATCCGTACGACCGCGACCGTCCCCTGTCCGCGTTGCCGCCGCCGGCGCCGTCGCGCCGCCTCACCAACGTGAAGCGCTCGTCGACCATGGCCGGCCTGGACGTGACCTGCGACAAAAAGCCCACCGTCTTCCAAGCCCGACCGTTGAAGAGTCTAACGGTGCTGAACGGCAGCAGGGAGGACCTGAGGCGCTCGCCCAGTGTGTGCAGCGACTATGGGTATGGGATTAGGAGCAGGAGTGTGTCCTCGGTGCCCATGCGGAGGATTTACCCCCAAACTTCTGCGTATTCGGACGTGGATGATTTGGAGGACAAGGAGGACTCGTCGGTGGTGTTCGACGCCAACTTGACCTTCGTTTTGGGCACCAAGTCGCAGATGAGGCAGAACCTGAACGTGGTGCCTGCACACCTGGACAAGGAGACGGCCAGTAACGCCCTGTCGCATAAAATATCCGCCTTCTTGAACAGGACGGATCATGTGATGGACGAGTGGAAGGCCATGGGGAGGAAAGATGACGACAGCCTCAGCCTCAGGTCGCAGAGGTACTTGGGCAGGTCGAGGAGCGCCACCAACATAATGATCAAGGGCTTTCAGTACTTCAGCAGGGCCAACTCCACAAGCAGGTCTTCAATGGCCAGGGAGTCTTTGTCGAGAGACTTCAACGACGACGCCACCGACTGCGACGAG CTATCGGAAATGACGGCCGATTTGGCGGAGGAACACTCGACGGCCACGCTGGCGGCTGAAAGGCTGGATGCTGAGCAGTCGGAACGCATCAAACTGGAGAAGGAACTGTCGGAAGTCCAGCACAAAAACAAAGAGCTTCAACAGTCATCAG AACGTCTGGAGATGGAACTGCTGTACGCCAGGTCGGACCTGAACGGCATCGTCGAAGAGGAGGAGGAAGGCGAGGGCGAGGAAGTCTACAAGCAACGTTACGAACGGGCCCTAAGAGAACTGGAATTCACCAAGAGGCGTCTCCAGCAGCAGCACGAAGACGACCTGGAACAACTGGTCGGGTTGAAGAAACAACTCGAGAAGAAG ttggcCGACGCGTATGAGGAAGTCGAGGAACAGCGACAGGTGGTCGGTCAGTGGAAGAGGAAGGTCCAAAAATTGAACGGCGAAATGAATGATCTAAGGTTGTTGCTGGAGGAGCAGAGTGGCAGGAACAATTTGTTGGAGAAAAAACAAAGGAAGTTCGATTCAGAGACTCAGTTACTGCAGGATGAGTTGAAGAAGGAGAGGCAGAGCAAGGACCGACTAGCCAGGGAGAAGGAGGTGCTGATCGCTGAGAAGTACACGTTGGAGAGCAATTTGGCG GACACACGTCTGGAGCTGGAGCTGAACAATGAGAAGCTAGAGGCCCTCCAGCGGGAGTTCGACGAAGTAACCGGAGGCGGCAAAACTGAGGAAGAAGTGACGGTGCTGCGCAAACAGAAAATCGACTGCGAACGCCGCCTCCAAGACCAAGAGGAGGAGCTGGACGAGTTAGCCGGTCAGGTGCAACTTCTGGAAGCCGCCAAACTGAGGCTCGAAATGAACTTGGAGAGCATGCGTAAGGAGGCCAAAAAGGAGGCCCAGCAACGCGACGAGGAGTTGGAGGACATCAGATGCAACAACCAGAAGAAGCTCAAAG CATTGGAGATGCAACTAGAAAATGAACACGAAGAGAGGACGTTCCTGCTAAGGGAGAAGCACGAGCTGGAGCGTCGTCTGGCCTCAGCTTTGGAGAACGAAAGGTCCGACCGACAGGGTGAGGAACAGTTGGTGCAAAAGCTGAAGCGAGACCTGAAGCGCACCAAGGTGCTGCTGAAGGACACCCAGGCTCAACTGGAGCGTCAGAAGGCGGAAACGCCAGGCAAGAACATGATCAGACAGTTAAGAAACCAGGTGGAAGACTTGGAATATTCGAAAACGATAGCGGTGAAAGCCAAACAAAGTTTGGAGGCCGAGCTGCTGGAGACCCAGGGACAGTTGGAGGAGGCCCACAGATTGAAAAACGAGGCCGAAGACCGGGCCAACGGTTTGCTTAGAGAAAAGAGCGACCTGCAGACTCAGGTGGAGGAGAACGAGGAAGAGCTGGCTGAGGTTTTGAAGAAGTACAAGAGTACCGTGCAACAGATGTCGTTGGATCAAATGGCGCTTCAGGAGCAGGTTTCTTTGGTGTCTGAGCTGGAGGTGGAGAGGAACCAGCTTAAGGAACAACTTGCGGAGCTGACTACTAGGTTGGAGTCGGTGGAGAGTATGGGAGACGCGTCCAGTAATCTGCTGTTGAGGAGGGCTGAAATGAAGGTGAAGGAGCTGGAGTCGAAACTCGAGTTGGAGCAGACGACGAGGTCGAGGCTGGAAGTGCAGATTGCGAGGTTGAAGGAGGCGGTGGAGAAGTTGCAAGGGGAGGTCGCCACTTGCAGAGGAAAGGAGCAGCAGTCTCAGGATCAAGTGAGGAAGATGCAACGCACCGTCAGAGAA ATTAAGGAGGAGTTGAATAAGAGTTTAGTGAAGGAATCAGAGGCTGTTCACAAGAAGAAGGAGTTGGAGAAGAGGTTGGAGGTGGCAGAAAGCGAATGCCAGACGTCGAGGACGGACTTGAAGCTGGCTTTGAAACGAATTGAGGACCTGCAGAATGCGATACAAGGCGAGATGGACGACAGTATTAGCGATAATTCCGACAG CGAGCAAGACACTTACAGCTCAGATGAGTCTGTGAACACCTTCCTGGCGAACCACAAATCAGGCATCACCAAATCAGAAAAGTCTTCCAACGATCTTAGAAG attgtcAAACGCAAGTAGATCGAGTACTTCAAGCGCTTTAGGGAAGGACAACTCGTATACATGA